In Pseudomonas sp. P5_109, the genomic window AGCCTGGTGGCGCCAATGGTGACCCTGGGGGAAATCTCACCGGTCAAGTCGGCGGCACTGCTTGGCGAGTTGGGCATCAGTGTGGCGGAGTTGCAACCTGAGGTCCCGACGCAAGGACAGGCGCAGGTTTACCGGATTCAACCGGACGATCTCGACACCATCCATGAGCTGCTCGGCGCGCTTTGAAAGCGCGACAACAGGAGGCCAAGTGAAGCGAATTCTGGACCCTCTAGATGAACTGATCATCGCGCAACTACAGCTCAATGCCAGGGCTGCACACGCCGAACTGGCGGCCAAGGTCAATCTGTCACGCAATGCGGTGCGCCAGCGCATAGAAAGACTTGAACGCGACGGTGTAATACAGGGATATACGGTACGCACGGGGGAGGGGCGACAAGCGACGTCGAACATCAACGCGGTGATTTTCGTTTACCGCTACGACCGGATGCGGGGGACGGAAGTGTTGCAAGCGCTGCGGGCCATTCCGGAGGTCATCCAGTGCGATGTCATGAGCGGCGAGTTCGACCTGATGCTGCGGGTGGGCGCTGCGAGCCCGCAGCGGGTGCACAAGGTCTGGACTGAAATTGCCGCGTTGCCTGGAGTAGAAAACACCGTGACCTCCTTCGTGCTGTCGTCTGTCGTATAGCCCATTTTTCGTACCGCTGAAAGCCAACCTGTGTTGGCTTTTTTTATTTGTGCGCCAGGCATGGCGCACGTAATGGAAAACGGGCCAGAAAGGCCCGTTTCATCCCAATGTTGCCAGGGCAAAAGCAACCATATCCCCACCGCTATCGCGAGCAGGCTCGCTCCTACAGTTTTGATCTTCAGTGACCGCCAATCCCACGGCCGGCCACAATCCCTGTGGGAGCGAGCTTGCTCGCGATGGCGGCGTGACAGTCAATAGAGATGTTGGATGACAGGGCCTCATCGTCGGAACGCCGCCCGGACCAAGCTCGCTCCCACAGGGGTATGTGGTATTGCGGGTTTATGCGATCGGTTCGATTTGATCGAGCACGCGGTTCGCGGTGATTTCGGCGAGCATCACGCTGTTGGAAATGCCCAGCAAGGCATTGCGGTCACCACCCTCCAGATGATCCACCAGTTGATGCACCATCACATCGACCGAAGCCAGGGTCTCGACCAGATAGACCATCAGGGTTTCAGTCGTGACTTCAGGGGCGACGGTAAACAGCGTGCTGATTGTTCTAGGGGTGGCTTTGATGTCGGCGGTTGAGGGGAAGTGGTAAGCGAGGGCACGCTCGGCGGCCTCGTTGAGTTTTTTTGAATCGGGGCTTTCGTAGGGCGAGGCGGGATCGGCGTCTGGCGGGTTTGGTGTGACCTTGAACATATTTCAGTCTCCAACAATTTGGAGCCGTCACCGAGTCGCTGCTAAACGAAGGGTGGCAGCTGTGCGCAGGTTAGCAGACCGGGGAGACCTGAAACCGGCGCGCCCGAAGGCGCCCTGCGCACAGCTACCATGAAGTGCAGGCATGAAATGACCTGACTGTCTGGAGTGCAAATGCGTTTCAAATCACCACGGGCTGCTAAACCCGATCACTGGGAATCAGTGACGCGAATCAAGTTACCGAGCGGCCCCAAGGCGCACAAGCCGGCGGATTCTGGCGTACCTGTAGGCAACGACGCAAGGCGTTGTAGCTTTCATCGAGTAACACTGACAGGCGTTAAACAGGCCCTATCTATAGGCCCAAAACCTGTAGGAGCGAGCTCGCTCGCGATGGTCGCCAACGATAACGCTGCAAGTCTGACACCCCGCGGCGCTCTTCGGTTTTTCGCGAGCAAGCTCGCTCCTACCCGATCCTGAAGCTTTGACCGGGCACTGGTCAAAACGCCCATAAAATAGAGCAAATTGACCTATTTCACTGCCCTGGGCCCAGCCCTAACCTAGTGCCCAACAACCCATCTCCCGGATCAAGGGCATAACAAAATGACTGAATACAAATTGGCGTTGGTTGGCTTTGGCGGTGTTAACCGGGCATTGGCTCAGCTGATTGCCGAACGTAACGAACAGTGGAAAACAGAACTGGGTTTCACCCTGAAAATCGTCGGTGTGACTGACTTGTTTCTCGGTTCGGTGATTGGCCGCGAAGGGCTGGACGCCAATGTGCTCGCCCAATTGCCGGCAGTCAAAGGTGCATTGGCGCAACTGTCGGGTGGCGACGTCACAGCCCTCAATGAAGCGGTGATCAAGGATTGCGGCGCGGACATTATTGTTGAAGCCACGTTTACCAACCCAGTGGACGGTGAACCGGCGACTTCGTTCTGCCGTTGGGCGCTGGAGGGCGGCCAACATGTCGTCACCACCAACAAGGGCCCGATCGCTTTGCACGGCGCCGAGCTCAAGGCACTGGCTCGACGCAAGCATGTCGCCTTTGAATACGAAGGCTCGGTCATGAGCGGCACGCCGGTGATTCGCCTGGCCAGGCAGGCGCTGGCCGGCAGCTCCATTGTCGGTTTTGAAGGAATTCTCAACGGCACGTCCAACTTCGTGCTGACCAGCATGGAAGGTGGCCTGGGGTTTGCCGAGGCCGTCAGCAAGGCTCAGGAGCTGGGTTACGCCGAAGCCGACCCGACGGCGGATGTCGAGGGTCATGATGTACGCCTCAAGGTGGTGATCCTGGCGAATGAACTGCTGGACGCGAAGCTGACGGTCAGCGACGTCACGTGCAGTGGCATTTCCTCCCTCAGCCTTGGCGACATCGAAAAAGCCCGGCAGGACGGCGCTCGCTGGAAGCTGATCGGGTCGGCGATGCGTCATGCCGATGGCTCGATAAGTGCCAGTGTCGAACCGCGGCTGTTGAACAACAACCATCCGCTGGCCAGTGTTGGCGGCGCAACGAACGCGGTGTCGTTTACCTCCGAACTGCTCGGTGCGGTGACGGTTTCGGGGCCGGGAGCCGGGCGCACGGAAACAGCGTTTGCGCTGCTCTCGGACATCATCAGCATCCATCAATCCATTGCACGCAACCAGGAGTAAGCCTGTGAAACTATCGCGTCTGGTTCTGGATATCGTGGAGCCGCCCATTGAAGTCTTTAACGCCTATGACGGTTCCGTCATTGGCAGCGTAACGAATGTCTGTGCGTCGCAAGTTCCGCAGTTGTTGGAGACGGGACGCAGTGGCGCACTGGCGTGCGCCGCGTTGGCGCGTCATCGTCGGGCTCGCATTCTTGAGCAAGCCGCAATCAACATCGAACATGATGCCGGTGTGTTTGCCAGGCTGATCGTCGACGAGGCCGGGAAGACCCTCAAACAGGCGGAAAAGGAGGTCAAGCGTTGCGTCAACACCCTCAAGCTGTCGGCCGAGGAGGCCAGGCGCAATGCCGGGGAAGTGGTGCCTTTCGACGCTTATGAAGGCTCCGAATCGCGTCAGGGCTGGTTTTCCCGTGAACCTCTGGGGCTGATCGTTGCGATCACGCCGTACAACGATCCGTTGAACCTGGTGGCGCACAAACTCGGTCCGGCCATTGCGGGCGGTAACGCGGTGATTCTCAAACCCTCTGAGCTCGCGCCATTGTCGGCCATTAAACTGGTGTCTTATCTGGTCGCGGCAGGCTTGCCTGAATCAGTGGTTACAGTTGCCACCGGCGGCGCGGAACTGGGCAAGGCGTTGGTCGCCGCCCGTGAGGTGCGGATGATTTCCTTCACCGGCGGTTTCGTCACCGCAGAGCAGATCGCCCGCACGGCCGGGTTGAAGAAACTGGCCATGGACCTGGGCGGCAATGCGCCGG contains:
- a CDS encoding Lrp/AsnC family transcriptional regulator → MKRILDPLDELIIAQLQLNARAAHAELAAKVNLSRNAVRQRIERLERDGVIQGYTVRTGEGRQATSNINAVIFVYRYDRMRGTEVLQALRAIPEVIQCDVMSGEFDLMLRVGAASPQRVHKVWTEIAALPGVENTVTSFVLSSVV
- a CDS encoding DUF6124 family protein, which gives rise to MFKVTPNPPDADPASPYESPDSKKLNEAAERALAYHFPSTADIKATPRTISTLFTVAPEVTTETLMVYLVETLASVDVMVHQLVDHLEGGDRNALLGISNSVMLAEITANRVLDQIEPIA
- a CDS encoding homoserine dehydrogenase; its protein translation is MTEYKLALVGFGGVNRALAQLIAERNEQWKTELGFTLKIVGVTDLFLGSVIGREGLDANVLAQLPAVKGALAQLSGGDVTALNEAVIKDCGADIIVEATFTNPVDGEPATSFCRWALEGGQHVVTTNKGPIALHGAELKALARRKHVAFEYEGSVMSGTPVIRLARQALAGSSIVGFEGILNGTSNFVLTSMEGGLGFAEAVSKAQELGYAEADPTADVEGHDVRLKVVILANELLDAKLTVSDVTCSGISSLSLGDIEKARQDGARWKLIGSAMRHADGSISASVEPRLLNNNHPLASVGGATNAVSFTSELLGAVTVSGPGAGRTETAFALLSDIISIHQSIARNQE
- a CDS encoding aldehyde dehydrogenase family protein, with the translated sequence MKLSRLVLDIVEPPIEVFNAYDGSVIGSVTNVCASQVPQLLETGRSGALACAALARHRRARILEQAAINIEHDAGVFARLIVDEAGKTLKQAEKEVKRCVNTLKLSAEEARRNAGEVVPFDAYEGSESRQGWFSREPLGLIVAITPYNDPLNLVAHKLGPAIAGGNAVILKPSELAPLSAIKLVSYLVAAGLPESVVTVATGGAELGKALVAAREVRMISFTGGFVTAEQIARTAGLKKLAMDLGGNAPVIVMGDCDLEAAVESCVSGAFWAAGQNCVGTQRLLIQASVYEAFREQFVSQARALVVGDPLLADTDIGPMITAQAAQNAEQVVNEALQEGATLLCGHRRAGSCYAATVLENVDHASRLWRNEVFAPVVVLQLFETFDEAIALANEPEYSLHAGIFTNDLATAMSAARRIEAGGVMINDSSDYRFDAMPFGGSKYGSLGREGVRFAYEEMTQPKVVCLNTLG